In one Silene latifolia isolate original U9 population chromosome 10, ASM4854445v1, whole genome shotgun sequence genomic region, the following are encoded:
- the LOC141605443 gene encoding light-harvesting complex-like protein OHP2, chloroplastic has product MSVATSVPCMRMPTTSSSSCSCSSYSLRLSQSKPCISFTTIRSSQTEGPIRRPVASPSTPSLKPPFPPSTPSSTSPAPPKPAAVVEDKNVVTLEFQRAKARELQEYFKQKKLELASQGPVFGWVPKNEIGNGRWAMFGFAVGMLTEYATGSDFVDQLKLILSNLGIVDLD; this is encoded by the exons ATGTCAGTAGCAACATCAGTACCCTGCATGAGAATGCCAACAACTTCATCATCAAGTTGCAGTTGTTCATCATATAGTTTGAGGTTGTCTCAGAGTAAGCCATGTATCTCATTCACTACTATCAGGAGCTCACAGACTGAGGGTCCCATTAGAAGACCAGTTGCTTCTCCATCCACACCGTCTCTGAAGCCGCCTTTTCCGCCTTCCACGCCTTCTTCGACATCACCTGCTCCGCCAAAGCCGGCTGCCGTGGTGGAAGATAAGAATGTGGTTACATTGGAGTTTCAGAGGGCTAAGGCTAGGGAGCTTCAGGAGTATTTTAAGCAGAAGAAGTTGGAATTAGCTTCTCAGGGTCCTGTTTTTGGATGGGTTCCCAAAAATGAGATTGGCAATGGCAG ATGGGCAATGTTTGGTTTTGCGGTTGGGATGCTGACAGAGTATGCGACTGGTTCTGATTTCGTGGATCAACTAAAACTCATCCTCTCCAACTTGGGAATTGTAGATTTAGACTGA
- the LOC141605442 gene encoding uncharacterized protein LOC141605442 gives MFFAVEGGGFFSSSASGYSKGLSLLLLGHKSDEKHMRVAPWNQYRLVDQETNSDLQLASGKHRLSRGCASFVCFSRTSAGLDGQSPLKVGPTEPQDSLPSDLGIERDKELRSTVHNEIIARRISLKSSMKKASHNIPQSNLNNGEQEPLTEEGSNPEGLKEKRKVQWTDTCGKELTEIREFELSERGESDDEFANGNGKTCSCRIM, from the exons ATGTTTTTTGCAGTTGAAGGAGGAGGGTTTTTCTCTTCTTCAGCTTCTGGATATAGTAAAGGTCTGAGTCTTTTGCTTTTGGGTCATAAGAGTGATGAGAAGCACATGAGAGTAGCTCCGTGGAATCAATACCGGCTGGTGGATCAAGAAACTAACAGTGACCTCCAGCTGGCTTCCGGGAAGCATCGACTTTCCCGCGGGTGCGCTTCCTTTGTCTGTTTCAGTCGCACTTCCGCAGGACTTGATGGACAATCACCCCTTAAAGTAGGTCCCACCGAACCACAGGACAGCTTGCCGAGTGATCTCGGAATTGAGAGGGACAAAGAACTGAGATCTACTGTTCACAATGAAATTATTGCAAGACGTATATCCCTCAAGAGTAGCATGAAGAAGGCATCACACAATATTCCGCAATCTAATTTAAATAACGGTGAGCAGGAGCCGTTGACTGAAGAGGGTAGTAATCCTGAGGGActaaaagaaaagaggaaagtTCAGTGGACAGATACATGTGGGAAAGAACTTACAGAGATAAGGGAGTTCGAACTGAG TGAACGTGGCGAATCAGATGATGAGTTTGCCAACGGAAATGGGAAGACTTGTTCTTGCAGGATCATGTGA